The proteins below are encoded in one region of Candidatus Palauibacter soopunensis:
- a CDS encoding DMT family transporter encodes MRKITRGLLVVFLASLGYGALPIFAKLALAEGIEVLPLLAWRFLLGSGLLWIFVVSTGRPRPPRGRWTGLVLLGLLYAFNSVCYMLGLDRLPASVATLVLFSYPAMTVLLARFWVGERLTPRRIAALALTTAGCALTVGTGFGGGDPLGVGLIVLAVVFLALWIVRSHGVFAELPPISATATALTSTAIAISAAGLATGGIGVPLAPAPLLLLGAIGLFSTAVPITAFLIGIQWIGPGRAATAATMEPAVTLVLAAAVLGDRLSAGQWLGAALILAGVISLRLEPRSDIADGHP; translated from the coding sequence ATGCGCAAGATCACTCGGGGCCTCCTCGTCGTATTCCTTGCCTCCCTCGGGTACGGGGCTCTGCCGATCTTCGCCAAGCTCGCGCTCGCGGAGGGCATCGAGGTGCTGCCGCTGCTGGCCTGGCGCTTCCTGCTCGGGAGCGGGTTGCTGTGGATCTTCGTGGTCTCCACCGGGCGGCCCCGGCCGCCGCGTGGGCGATGGACCGGCCTCGTCCTGCTCGGCCTGCTCTACGCATTCAACTCGGTGTGCTACATGCTGGGGCTCGACCGCCTGCCGGCCTCGGTCGCGACGCTCGTCCTGTTCAGCTATCCGGCGATGACCGTGCTCCTGGCGCGGTTCTGGGTCGGCGAACGGCTGACTCCGCGCCGCATCGCTGCGCTGGCGCTCACGACCGCCGGGTGCGCGCTGACCGTCGGCACCGGATTCGGAGGGGGCGATCCGCTGGGCGTGGGACTCATCGTGCTCGCGGTCGTGTTCCTGGCCCTGTGGATCGTGAGGAGCCACGGGGTCTTCGCCGAGTTGCCGCCCATCTCCGCCACGGCCACGGCGCTGACGTCCACCGCAATCGCGATCTCGGCAGCCGGGCTGGCCACGGGGGGCATCGGCGTGCCGCTCGCGCCTGCACCGCTGCTCCTCCTGGGCGCGATCGGCCTCTTCTCGACCGCCGTCCCCATCACGGCGTTCCTCATCGGGATCCAGTGGATCGGCCCGGGCCGGGCGGCGACCGCCGCCACCATGGAGCCCGCCGTCACCCTCGTGCTCGCTGCCGCCGTGCTCGGCGACCGCCTCTCGGCCGGGCAGTGGCTCGGCGCCGCGCTCATCCTCGCCGGCGTCATCTCGCTTCGGCTGGAACCTCGGTCGGACATCGCCGATGGCCACCCCTGA
- a CDS encoding IS1595 family transposase, whose protein sequence is MFATEAKAVEWFETWLWPTGEMCCLLCGSTSAYRVKSGKPMPYRCRDCKRYLSIKSATALKDSKLPLKKWAWAIYLEMTSLKGVSSMKLHRDLGVTQKTAWFMLHRIREAFAEIATEFEGPVEVDETNVGGKRGNKPLSVRRELTGRGPVDMTKVIGMKDRKTNRVVVRVIDDGSAASLHAFVNAHRQKGAKVYTDDARGYIGLDNHESVNHTVGEYVREMAHTNGIESFWSMLKRGYTGVYHRMSVKHLERYAVQFAGRHNVRDMDTVDQMQHVMAGLVGRRLMYNDLIEKEAA, encoded by the coding sequence ATGTTCGCTACGGAGGCCAAGGCGGTGGAGTGGTTCGAGACGTGGCTGTGGCCCACGGGCGAGATGTGCTGCCTGCTCTGCGGCAGCACGAGCGCATACAGGGTGAAGAGCGGCAAGCCGATGCCGTACCGGTGTCGGGATTGCAAACGGTACTTATCGATCAAGAGTGCGACGGCGCTGAAGGACAGCAAGCTGCCGCTCAAGAAGTGGGCATGGGCGATCTATCTGGAGATGACCAGCCTGAAGGGCGTCTCCAGCATGAAGCTGCACCGTGACCTTGGAGTGACTCAGAAGACGGCGTGGTTCATGCTGCACCGGATCAGGGAGGCGTTCGCCGAGATCGCGACGGAGTTTGAGGGTCCGGTCGAGGTGGACGAGACGAATGTTGGCGGTAAGCGGGGGAACAAGCCGCTGAGCGTCCGCAGGGAGCTTACCGGTCGTGGCCCGGTCGATATGACGAAGGTGATCGGCATGAAGGACAGGAAGACGAACCGCGTGGTTGTGCGGGTGATCGACGATGGGTCAGCGGCGAGCCTGCACGCGTTCGTGAACGCGCACCGGCAGAAGGGCGCGAAGGTCTACACCGATGACGCGAGGGGCTACATCGGGCTGGACAACCACGAGAGCGTGAACCATACGGTTGGCGAGTACGTGAGGGAGATGGCGCATACGAACGGCATCGAGTCGTTCTGGTCGATGCTGAAGCGCGGCTATACCGGCGTGTACCACCGGATGTCGGTGAAGCATCTGGAGCGCTATGCGGTCCAGTTCGCCGGAAGGCACAACGTCCGTGACATGGACACGGTGGACCAGATGCAGCACGTCATGGCCGGTTTGGTGGGTCGGCGGTTGATGTACAACGACTTGATTGAGAAGGAGGCAGCTTGA
- a CDS encoding RNA polymerase sigma factor produces the protein MIEPNGKSREHGPDAQAEGQLSAGVEADVRAATFGDAEAFERLYRAHVPRVYGLACRMAGSERADELTQDVFVRAWEKLGTFRGESAFSSWLYRLAVNLLCSRLRALKLQREREMANEIPLAAARARHDSIEIRLDFEVALEQLPDGAREVFVLHDVEGYKHREIAEQLDITAGTSKGAYIRVLMRSASAQIFFNVARASGLRGMNNARATSLIFAPL, from the coding sequence GTGATCGAACCGAACGGAAAATCGCGGGAGCACGGGCCGGACGCGCAGGCGGAGGGGCAGCTTTCCGCCGGCGTCGAGGCGGACGTGCGGGCGGCGACGTTCGGGGATGCCGAGGCGTTCGAGCGCCTCTACCGCGCCCACGTGCCGCGGGTTTATGGGCTCGCGTGCCGAATGGCCGGGAGCGAACGGGCGGACGAACTCACGCAGGATGTGTTCGTGAGGGCGTGGGAGAAGCTCGGGACGTTCCGCGGCGAATCGGCCTTCAGTTCGTGGCTGTACCGGCTGGCGGTGAACCTCCTGTGCAGCCGCCTGCGAGCCCTGAAACTGCAGAGGGAGCGGGAGATGGCAAACGAAATCCCGCTGGCGGCGGCCCGGGCGCGGCACGACAGCATCGAGATCCGCCTCGACTTCGAGGTCGCTCTCGAACAGCTCCCGGACGGGGCGCGCGAGGTCTTCGTCCTGCACGACGTCGAGGGATACAAGCACCGCGAGATCGCCGAGCAGTTGGACATCACCGCCGGCACATCCAAGGGGGCTTATATACGTGTCTTGATGCGCTCTGCATCGGCCCAAATTTTCTTCAACGTTGCGCGAGCTTCGGGATTGCGCGGCATGAATAACGCACGAGCCACATCGCTCATATTCGCACCATTGTAG
- a CDS encoding zf-HC2 domain-containing protein — protein MTDRDQRKDRFRDRLSEYLDGSLGVEEEVLIERHLDRCEDCARTLVELEAVVDRAASLGPREPVEDLWPGIATRIGFRTAGRAGVVPETSEASARRRPPARRIARFAPQLAAGIALVWLSAALVWTAVARDDVAGSPGTAGTSPGLGAPSLLPPAVRSVSTLEDEGSSAEEYARLISELERVLFDSERPLPPETVARIRRALVTIDRAIEDARAALLELPDDPYIQQHMENTMRRKSEFLAEAVQLAATD, from the coding sequence ATGACAGATCGAGACCAGCGAAAGGATCGCTTTCGGGACCGTCTTTCGGAGTACCTCGACGGCAGCCTCGGCGTCGAGGAGGAGGTCCTGATCGAGCGGCACCTGGATCGTTGCGAGGACTGCGCCCGGACGCTCGTCGAACTCGAGGCCGTGGTGGACCGGGCCGCGAGCCTGGGTCCGCGCGAACCGGTCGAGGATCTCTGGCCCGGCATCGCGACGCGGATCGGCTTTCGGACCGCCGGCCGTGCGGGCGTGGTGCCCGAAACTTCGGAAGCATCGGCCCGGCGCAGGCCACCCGCCCGCCGCATCGCGCGTTTCGCGCCGCAACTCGCTGCCGGCATCGCGCTGGTGTGGCTCTCCGCGGCGCTCGTGTGGACGGCCGTGGCGCGAGACGATGTCGCGGGGAGCCCGGGTACGGCGGGCACCTCCCCGGGGCTCGGCGCTCCGTCGCTCCTGCCCCCGGCCGTGCGAAGCGTCTCTACGCTGGAGGACGAAGGATCGAGCGCCGAGGAATACGCCCGCCTGATCTCCGAACTCGAGCGCGTGCTGTTCGACTCGGAGCGGCCACTGCCTCCGGAGACGGTGGCGCGCATCCGCCGCGCTCTCGTGACGATCGACCGGGCCATCGAGGACGCGCGGGCCGCGCTGCTCGAACTGCCCGATGACCCTTACATCCAGCAACACATGGAGAACACGATGCGACGCAAGTCGGAGTTCCTTGCTGAGGCCGTGCAGCTGGCGGCGACAGACTGA
- a CDS encoding DUF4097 family beta strand repeat-containing protein, whose protein sequence is MVSATVFLAAFVATSPAARDTTFVVPEGARIEIEHREGDIRVMGASGREARVVLDDDDGRIRVQSSGGTIRLGTGPSGDGADFLIYLPEDVDVSVVGHEGDVTVAGVVRGTVAVRTADGDVEIDGAAGVSVATLDGSVTVSNAGSATVSVTDGDVWLDRVAGSMSVSGIDADIVVTNADTRAISAATVDGDVWYDGALHGDGSYSLSTHDGDVTFAVPENAGAHVSVSTFDGELVPSFPVQFRGGSVRGGEFTVGDGSAAVTLKSFDGDILLIRPGERTPDLDS, encoded by the coding sequence ATGGTTTCGGCGACGGTTTTCCTGGCGGCTTTCGTGGCGACGAGTCCCGCTGCGCGCGATACGACGTTCGTTGTACCCGAGGGCGCGCGCATCGAGATCGAACACCGCGAGGGAGACATCCGAGTGATGGGCGCGAGCGGCCGCGAGGCGCGGGTCGTGCTCGACGACGATGACGGCAGGATTCGCGTGCAGTCTTCGGGCGGCACGATTCGGCTCGGCACGGGCCCGAGCGGCGACGGCGCGGACTTCCTCATCTACCTGCCGGAGGATGTCGACGTGAGCGTCGTCGGACACGAAGGCGATGTCACGGTCGCCGGCGTCGTCCGCGGCACGGTGGCCGTGAGAACGGCGGACGGAGACGTGGAAATCGACGGCGCCGCCGGCGTCAGCGTCGCCACGCTGGACGGTTCCGTGACGGTATCGAACGCCGGATCCGCCACGGTCAGTGTGACGGACGGCGACGTGTGGCTCGATCGGGTCGCGGGAAGCATGAGCGTCAGCGGCATCGACGCAGACATCGTCGTCACGAACGCCGACACGCGCGCCATCTCCGCCGCCACGGTGGACGGCGACGTCTGGTACGATGGCGCCCTTCACGGCGACGGCAGCTACTCGCTCAGCACCCACGACGGCGATGTGACGTTCGCCGTCCCGGAGAACGCGGGCGCCCACGTTTCCGTGTCCACCTTCGACGGAGAACTCGTCCCCTCGTTCCCCGTCCAGTTCCGGGGAGGCAGCGTGCGGGGCGGAGAGTTCACGGTCGGCGACGGATCGGCCGCCGTGACGCTGAAGTCGTTCGACGGAGACATCCTCCTCATCCGGCCGGGGGAGCGAACCCCCGACCTCGATAGCTAG
- the ggt gene encoding gamma-glutamyltransferase, translated as MPGKYASAVRTLVLCVSSTMVVLAPLAAQSGRMAAPSRGGMVVSSHYLASEAGREILNKGGNAVDAAVATAFALAVTLPSAGNVGGGGFLVYHGADGEVTTFNFREKAALAATERMYLGPDGEVRDNSNHIGLLAIGVPGTVAGMWKAHQRLGRLPWADLVEPAIRLAEDGMPSTWAMQNWLRSLPGRAGPLYDATREAFLKDGVRMYEPGETFRQPDLAETLRRIQSDGHDGFYRGKTAQLLADFMAEHGGLITEEDLARYEADELTPIHGTYRGYDVYSMPPPSSGGTGLVEMLNILEGYDLAELGHNSALYLHLLTEAMRRSYADRALHLGDPKFNPDMPIDRLTSKEYAGRLRASIDMERASRSDSAAFNGAFLQESEETTHYSVVDSEGNAVAVTYTLEFGYGSSIVVPGAGFLLNNELGDFNAVPGRTNSRGTIGTPPNLVAPEKQPLSSMTPTIVARDGRPVLAIGSPGGRTIINTTLQVVLNVVDHGMTGSEFGRAIESPRIHHQWLPDVTSLEEWGFSPDTKRLYEGMGHVTRTRGGQGQAMGIYIDWDTGLRWGASDSRAFDGGARGN; from the coding sequence ATGCCCGGGAAGTACGCGTCTGCCGTCCGCACCCTCGTTCTGTGTGTGTCCAGCACCATGGTCGTCCTCGCGCCGCTCGCCGCCCAGTCCGGCCGCATGGCGGCACCGTCGCGGGGAGGCATGGTCGTCAGCAGCCACTACCTCGCCTCGGAGGCGGGCCGGGAGATCCTGAACAAGGGCGGCAACGCGGTCGACGCTGCGGTGGCCACCGCCTTTGCCCTGGCCGTGACGCTGCCCTCGGCCGGCAACGTGGGGGGCGGCGGGTTCCTCGTTTATCACGGGGCGGACGGGGAAGTGACGACGTTCAATTTCCGCGAGAAGGCGGCGCTCGCGGCGACGGAGCGCATGTACCTGGGACCGGACGGCGAAGTCCGGGACAACTCGAACCACATCGGCCTGCTCGCCATCGGCGTGCCCGGCACCGTGGCCGGGATGTGGAAGGCGCACCAGCGCCTGGGCCGACTGCCGTGGGCGGATCTCGTCGAGCCGGCGATCCGACTGGCCGAGGACGGCATGCCCTCGACGTGGGCGATGCAGAACTGGCTCCGCTCCCTGCCCGGCCGGGCAGGACCGCTCTATGACGCGACCCGCGAGGCCTTCCTCAAGGATGGCGTTCGCATGTACGAGCCGGGGGAGACCTTCCGGCAGCCGGACCTCGCCGAGACGCTGCGCCGCATCCAGAGCGACGGGCACGACGGCTTCTACCGCGGCAAGACCGCGCAGTTGCTCGCTGATTTCATGGCCGAGCACGGCGGCCTGATCACGGAGGAAGACCTGGCCCGCTACGAGGCGGACGAGTTGACCCCGATCCACGGCACGTACCGCGGCTACGACGTCTATTCGATGCCGCCGCCGAGTTCGGGCGGTACGGGGCTCGTGGAGATGCTCAATATCCTCGAGGGATACGACCTCGCGGAGCTCGGACACAACTCGGCGCTCTACCTGCATCTGCTCACCGAAGCGATGCGGCGCTCGTACGCGGACCGGGCGCTCCATCTCGGAGACCCGAAGTTCAATCCCGACATGCCGATCGACCGTCTGACCTCCAAGGAGTACGCCGGTCGCCTTAGGGCCAGCATCGACATGGAGAGGGCTTCCAGGAGCGATTCGGCGGCCTTCAACGGAGCCTTCCTCCAGGAGAGCGAGGAGACGACCCACTACTCCGTCGTCGACTCCGAGGGGAACGCGGTCGCGGTCACCTACACGCTGGAGTTCGGCTACGGGTCCAGCATCGTCGTCCCCGGCGCCGGTTTTCTGCTGAACAACGAACTTGGCGACTTCAACGCGGTCCCGGGCCGCACGAATTCACGCGGCACGATCGGGACGCCGCCCAATCTCGTGGCGCCCGAGAAGCAACCGCTGTCCAGCATGACGCCGACGATCGTCGCGCGAGACGGCCGGCCCGTGCTCGCGATCGGGAGCCCGGGGGGGCGGACGATCATCAACACCACGCTGCAGGTCGTGCTGAACGTCGTCGACCACGGGATGACCGGGTCGGAGTTCGGCCGGGCCATCGAGTCGCCTCGCATCCACCACCAGTGGCTGCCCGACGTGACCTCGCTCGAGGAGTGGGGCTTCTCGCCCGATACGAAGCGCCTCTACGAAGGCATGGGACACGTGACGCGGACCCGGGGCGGGCAGGGGCAGGCGATGGGCATCTACATCGACTGGGACACGGGACTCCGTTGGGGCGCCTCCGACAGCCGCGCCTTCGACGGCGGCGCGCGCGGAAACTAG
- a CDS encoding cyclase family protein produces the protein MAISELSRAAATALIGCAAAACSVWVETPGDTPVASEDAGGEAPGPLDLEGYSLVDLSHAFSGETVYWPTDTAGFTLDELAFGVTEAGYFYSAYSLATAEHGGTHIDAPIHFLEGGPDVALIPLRRLIGPAVVIDMTAQAAEDADYRLTVADVEAHEAEHGPIEPGSLVLLRTGWSTRWPDPLSYLGDDTPGDASQLHFPSYGEAAARLLVEERGAAALGADVASIDYGASTDFVVHRIVAAANAPGLENLTNLDLLPARGATVIALPMKIAGGSGGPLRAIALVPSSN, from the coding sequence ATGGCGATTTCGGAGCTTTCGCGCGCGGCGGCCACCGCCCTCATCGGGTGCGCGGCGGCGGCCTGTTCGGTGTGGGTGGAGACGCCCGGCGACACGCCGGTCGCCTCGGAGGACGCGGGCGGCGAAGCTCCGGGACCGCTCGACCTCGAGGGCTACAGCCTCGTCGACCTCAGCCACGCCTTCAGCGGCGAGACGGTGTACTGGCCGACGGACACCGCGGGGTTCACGCTGGACGAGCTGGCGTTCGGCGTGACCGAGGCCGGCTACTTCTACTCCGCCTATTCCCTGGCGACGGCCGAGCACGGCGGCACGCACATCGATGCTCCCATCCATTTCCTCGAGGGAGGGCCCGATGTCGCGTTGATCCCGCTCAGGCGGCTCATTGGCCCGGCCGTCGTGATCGACATGACCGCGCAGGCGGCCGAGGATGCCGATTATCGACTGACCGTGGCCGATGTGGAGGCGCACGAGGCGGAGCACGGTCCGATCGAACCCGGGAGCCTCGTTCTCCTTCGAACCGGATGGAGCACGCGCTGGCCCGACCCCCTCTCCTACCTCGGCGACGACACGCCCGGGGATGCCTCGCAACTCCACTTCCCGAGCTACGGCGAGGCCGCCGCGCGCCTCCTCGTCGAGGAGCGCGGCGCCGCGGCTCTCGGAGCCGATGTGGCTTCCATCGACTACGGGGCCTCCACCGATTTCGTCGTACATCGAATCGTCGCTGCGGCGAACGCGCCCGGTCTCGAGAATCTCACGAACCTCGATCTCCTTCCGGCCCGCGGCGCGACCGTCATCGCCCTGCCGATGAAGATCGCGGGTGGATCGGGCGGCCCCCTTCGCGCGATCGCGCTCGTGCCGTCTTCGAATTGA
- a CDS encoding TM2 domain-containing protein, whose product MAATHNEQNVTVTINAASPAATVGPSLKTVGAAVALAIFLGAFGAHRFYLNRPLAPVMLGIGLIGALTWPVTVFPLHTISVVWALVDLASIRAWVGEANAETLGSGASVPPSQSEAKQIGDGLALRLLRAAEERGGKITVTQGVMDTSAGFDEVRECLREMVEQGYADVGNASDSGVVVYTFDEL is encoded by the coding sequence ATGGCGGCAACGCACAATGAACAGAACGTAACAGTCACGATCAATGCTGCTTCACCAGCCGCGACGGTAGGGCCATCGCTCAAGACTGTAGGTGCCGCTGTGGCACTGGCCATTTTTCTTGGCGCTTTCGGTGCTCATCGGTTTTACCTGAACCGCCCGCTCGCTCCGGTGATGTTGGGAATAGGGCTGATCGGTGCTTTGACATGGCCTGTTACGGTATTCCCGCTTCATACAATATCAGTAGTATGGGCACTCGTGGATCTGGCGTCTATTCGCGCATGGGTGGGAGAAGCTAACGCGGAAACGCTAGGAAGCGGCGCATCTGTGCCTCCGTCTCAGTCGGAAGCCAAGCAGATAGGGGACGGACTAGCGTTGCGTCTACTTCGAGCGGCGGAGGAACGTGGCGGGAAGATAACGGTGACGCAGGGCGTGATGGATACCAGCGCAGGGTTCGACGAAGTACGCGAGTGTTTGCGGGAGATGGTGGAGCAAGGGTATGCGGACGTGGGCAATGCGTCCGATAGCGGAGTCGTGGTGTACACGTTTGACGAACTGTAG